From a region of the Janthinobacterium sp. 61 genome:
- a CDS encoding SWIB/MDM2 domain-containing protein, with protein sequence MATAKKTPVAAPAKAAAAKPAAAKKAAPAAKAAAKPAAAKKAAAPATPRKPNAAFMKAMTPSKELAAVVGAAPLPRTEVTKKVWDYIKKLDLQDPANRRMINADDKLKAVFGGKAQVSMFEMTKLISDHLK encoded by the coding sequence ATGGCAACAGCCAAAAAAACCCCAGTAGCAGCGCCAGCCAAAGCAGCAGCAGCCAAGCCTGCAGCAGCCAAAAAAGCAGCACCCGCAGCCAAAGCAGCAGCTAAACCGGCAGCGGCGAAGAAAGCGGCAGCACCGGCAACACCACGCAAGCCAAACGCAGCATTCATGAAAGCAATGACGCCATCGAAAGAGCTGGCCGCCGTTGTTGGCGCAGCACCATTGCCGCGCACGGAAGTGACCAAAAAGGTATGGGATTACATCAAAAAACTCGATCTGCAAGATCCGGCCAACCGCCGCATGATCAATGCGGACGACAAGCTGAAAGCTGTTTTCGGCGGCAAAGCCCAAGTCTCCATGTTTGAAATGACGAAACTGATCTCCGATCATTTGAAATAA
- a CDS encoding lytic transglycosylase domain-containing protein, with product MKRLSVSKVAGALALAASLACAFPAQAGNQKEEALADSVRLALSHAIRDERPPQPKFATPIELQRYQQWLAQMSQRLQRKLPDAQLRTEFLETVWYEARRAGLEPALVLGLIQVESAYRKYAVSLAGARGYMQVMPFWTGVIGDSDRSKLFHMQTNLRYGCAILRMYLDMEKGDLYLALGRYNGSRGRAEYPNAVRAAWRQWEFR from the coding sequence GTGAAGCGTTTATCCGTAAGCAAGGTGGCTGGCGCGCTCGCGCTGGCCGCCAGTCTGGCCTGCGCTTTCCCGGCGCAGGCCGGTAATCAGAAAGAGGAGGCGCTGGCCGACTCCGTCCGCCTGGCCCTGTCGCACGCAATCCGCGACGAACGCCCGCCGCAACCCAAATTTGCCACCCCCATCGAACTGCAGCGCTACCAGCAATGGCTGGCGCAAATGTCGCAACGCCTGCAGCGCAAGCTGCCGGACGCGCAGTTGCGCACGGAATTTCTGGAGACGGTATGGTACGAAGCGCGCCGCGCTGGCCTGGAGCCGGCCCTGGTGCTGGGCCTGATCCAGGTGGAGTCGGCCTACCGAAAGTACGCCGTCTCGCTGGCTGGCGCGCGCGGCTACATGCAGGTGATGCCCTTCTGGACGGGCGTCATCGGCGATAGCGACCGCAGCAAACTGTTCCACATGCAAACGAATTTGCGCTATGGCTGCGCGATTTTGCGCATGTACCTGGACATGGAAAAGGGGGACTTGTACCTGGCGCTGGGGCGGTATAACGGCAGCCGGGGGCGGGCCGAGTATCCGAATGCCGTGCGGGCGGCGTGGAGGCAGTGGGAGTTCAGATGA